The DNA sequence TCTAATAGGGATATCTTTAAACCATCTTTGTTTGTCGTTCATACTGATAATAGAAAACGGGGATCCTGAATCTActtcaaattgaattttagTATTATTGACTTTTAGtgttatgtatatttttgcgGTATGGTTTGCATTTGGTATAAATTGTTGATCAAAATTGAGTTTACCTCTTCGTTCTCCTCGCTGTCTTGATGTTGTTCGTCAATTAACCTCACACTTTTGCTTCTATTGTTCGTGCGACAGACGCGCTGCAAATGTCCAATTTTCCCGCACTTTTTGCAGACGGTTCTTTTGTGCTTGCATACATATGCAAAATGTGATTCTCCACATCTATAACACTCGACGTTTTTCTTCGTTGTGTTGCTCACGATGTTTACTTCTTTCACTTCAGCACCTCTGCTATTCAGCACTTCAGCACTTCTGCTATTCAGCACTTCAGCGCCATCTCCGGCGGCTTCCATGGCTAAAGCAATTTGCTTAGCTTTTTCCAGTGTTAGATTTCTTTCTTCAATTTGCCGGTTGCGTATTCTTGGATTCCGTACACCAAAAACTAGCTGGTTCCTGAGCGCCTTTGTCAAATATTGCCCGAAATCACAATTAGCCGCCACTTTTTGCAAAGCCGTGATGAACTCCGTTACAGTTTCGCCTTCAGTCTGTAGTCGTTGACGAAACTTCCATAGTTCCACCATTTCGAGGGGTTTCGGGTCGAACAGCTCATCCAAACACTTCACTATTTGTTCGTATGTTTTGTCTTCTGGTTCTTCCGGAGAAATATGATCACACAATAAATTGTATGAATCAACACCCATGTAATGCAGAAGCAtggcttttttattattcgatTTAACCTCAAATACCGACATTGCTCCTTCGAAGCGTTTCACCCAGCGGGCCCATTGCATGAGCCCTTTGTTAAAAGGTTCCATATCGAATTTTGCCATTGTGGTGCGTTGTTCACTCTGTGCGATGTTCTGCTTTGTACCACTGCTTGTTGGTTTCTCTTCGATCATGACACTGTCTCCACTTATACCCGATTGTTTCAGCTTTTCTTTAACTGCGTAGCGCTAGCGTTCCAGGGTTCTCAGAATTTGTCACTCGTCGCCAATTGTTATAACTCGTGGAAGGAAGACACATGTGTTTCGTTCGTAGTTCAGACACAGAGTGCCGTTTATTCTCACTGACAGCTGTTTGCTACCCAACTAGCAGTTTCTGTCGATGGACAGCTGTCAGACGTATATGACATGGTGTATACTCGGTTGAAGTTTGATGTTTGATCCCTAGTTCTTTTAATCTGTTTTGTAATAATTGGTTCGTATATTCCTTTCCATTGTCACTACGCAATATTTTTAGTTTGCGTCCGGTCTCTCTTTCCGCTTTGGTACGAAAATCTTCAAAAGCTCCTAATACTTCCGCTTCTGATTTTTGTATTAAGAAATATACTGCATATCTTCTTGTTTTATCGTCTATGAACGTTATAAAATATCGCTTTCCTCCTAATGACGTTTCTTCCATTGGACCGCATATGTCCGAATGAACGATTTCTAATATATCTTCGGCTCGACTGCCTATTTTAGGAAATGGGAGACGACACTGTTTTCCTTTCGCACATATTACGCAATTTTCAGATTCAATCCCATTAAACGTTATACCGGATGCTAATCCATCTTTTAACATCTTTAAATTGCTATAATTAAGGTGTCCCATTCTTCTATGCCATGTAGCTGAATCTACCGCTTTAGATGTAACCGCCATCGCAAAACTATCTTTTCTCTCTTCTAACGGGAATAAGCCATTCGTAACGTCGTGACTGCCGGTCGCAATAAAAATGCCGTTTGGTCCAATCACTTTTACGCCTTTGTTGGTAAAATAAACTTCTTTGCCCTGTCGAACTATTTGGCTAATCGATAATAAATTGTTTGATATTCCCGGGACATACTTCACATTTTCTACGTTAACCGTTGTGCCCTTTGGAATGCATTTTGTGTTAAACCTGATAGAGCCTTTCGCAATAACTTCCATCGCTTGTTTATCCGCTGCTCTTACAGTACCACTTGCCGCACACTCGTTTTCTAACAAATTACGATTGTTCGTGAAATGTTCAGACGCACCTGAATCAAAGTACCACGCATCGTTATTCGCACCACTCATTGTTCCCACTGTTCCCAGCACCATGCTTAACGAAGACGCATTCAATGTACAGTTTCGGGCAATATGGCCGAACTTACCGCAACGCCTGCACTTCGGTCCCTTTGTCTGCTTCGATGGTGCACCTTGTTGATTTCTCGGCTGCCATTGATGCTTCGTCGTTCCAAGAAAGACCGCCTTTTCAGATGACGCACTCGATTTGTATTCCTGCAGCAACTTAGCTTTTATGATATCGCCAGTTATCGCCGTTCCAGAATTTTCTAGCGCCATGATCATCGGCTTGTATTCATCAGGTAACCCGGCGAGAAGTAACGTGCCGATCCACTCTTCACTGATGTCGAAACCAATACCACGCAACTGGTGTGCTGTACCCACTATGTCGTTCACGAAACTTTCCATAGACGCACACGATGCTAACGTTGTGTTGATGAGTTTCCTTAGAAGTCCTACACGACGCGTTAGTCCCGTATCCTCGAACGCTGCTTCCAGCTTCTTCCACACGTCCCGCGCAGTTTCCGCATCTTTAACATGGACGTAATTGATCGGGTCCAAcagcaaaataatttttgcTCTCGCTTTCCAGCACTTCTGCTTGTCCACTTTCGTCTCATCTTCCGGTTTTACCGCCTGCCACAGGTCCTCCAGCTCAAGGAAAGTTTCTACAGCAAACTTCCACGTTGGCCAATTTTCGCGACCAACAAGCCTTTCAATCGACGGTAAATTATTTGCAGAACTAGTAGccattttgttttactgcGTTGGgtctgggcccataacctattgGAAACACACGTCTGGATGGTTCGAGTTCAGATAATAGAGTGAGAGTTTATTTACAAGTGTATACAATATTTCATGCTTTCGGGTTGGACAATACCCAACATCTGTCAAATGACAGTTCGACCCAACTAACCTACAATGACAGTTCGCTTCAACCAacaatatccatagaaaaaacgaaagctccatagcttcattggtttgctcaatTGATTTgcagatggcgtattacaactcatcattatactGCTTTCCTTTTCTAGCAAtatgtttcgacaagtttcatttAATCTAATCTTTCAGTTTAATCTAatatagccttctaaattTCCGAGGAAAAATCTATTTGAATGGTCgcgtggtcagatacgtggatAACACCAActaccattactcaaatctcacttgatTCAATGCTGGTGGTTAGCATTGGAgattagtatttaaacaatcataTCGTTCTAGTGCTAGCGATGCATCGATGCAGCGATGGTCCCtactttttaaaataatgaatACGCAACACGCTTTGTGACCTACGTTTTACAAAAGTTCGGTTGTTTCGTAATTTTTACTAGCTCTAAGCCGCAGAACGGTGTATGCCGGAGAGAAGCGAAATTAGATGTTACTCGATCGAGAGTTGCAGGAGAAGAAAGTGTATTGGTTAGCACTAGAACCGCCGATGGGACTTTTTTGTCCCATCGCACTCGAAAAAGGTGTGTTATTCCGCTTGCCACCGTGACAAACCATTGAAGATTtctgatttttatttattttgaacgatCTTTCGAATGCGctcataaaaataattgtatcCCATATggctctttaaaaaaatcaattttatccTAGATCCGCCATATGGGACATTTTTGTCCCATAGGCAAAATACGTAGTGGTGGCTGGTATATCTGCTGTCAACGAGTGACGGATGTGGTTCTGCAAGTTTGCCAGCACTGGGTGAAAGTATGTGTGGACAGTACTCTGTGAAAAGTGTTAGTAGAAGATGGCctgttcattcatttttttttaatattctgGATTTGGCGGGAATTGATTGGAATTATTGGGTTTTGTGCAATGAACTTACTACAGAAAAGATAACTAGACGCGATTTTCTTTTCCAGCTAGACAAAGAACTTTCATGTTTCATGTGAGCCAGGTTCTGATGAAACAAAGATGTGTTTTAGatgcttgaaataatttatctaGGTGTTCCTTTTGTTTCCGAAAAAAGCCTTGTCCTCTTCTTTTGACCATTTAGAGCTGTGTTAACAACGAATTTTGTAATGTTTCTGAAGCGAGTCATAGACGTTTGCTTATACCCAAAAAACTTTGAACATTAGACTTGTTTTATTATCATAAAAACCCTACTTATCAgttgattgtttaaataatttgtaGCTATAAGCCTAGCTTTACTGTCGTTAAACCCTGTAAGCAATAATTATCTATAATATAATTATCATAAGGAGTTTATGATAAACTACAGAAACCCAAGTAGCATAGCCGAAGTTGTTCagagatttttctgtgtgccaaagcgagatgccctgtcttctctctctagattttggacagcAAACCGCCACGCGTGTAGAGGTATGTGCGTGTTACGAAAAACGCGAGGAGCGGGTTCTGAAGTCTGTCGTTGgtcacacatacatgcatttACCAGCGGATTGCGCTACACCGTGTCTACCCATCTTTTTCGATCTATCATGATCTTTTCTGCTATCGCACTCATCCGGGTGTTAGGCAttctcagtctgtccagaactttcgttgtggaaggatgtgcgggagtgatgtgcgatttcttgtgtcCCCTACTTTccatgtttacgttttgcgcaGTGTTGCTTCTTATTCCAttgtggaatgatttatcctagctaacttgttgaggtaagtttcttgaTCTCATATGTGCTTCAATGTACTAATTCAACTAATGCTTATCGGCTTCAAAGTTACAGGTGCATGCTCCATTCATCAGCGCCTACGTGTTGGCATCAtcaacaatcttcaaagtgggtgacggaaagaaattgttttccagttttaaaatattaaggtaagtgttgCTCTCATGATATACGCAAAACTATCCAAAGTAATACGTTCTACAtacattaattattggttcatttttattgacagCGTTCAGCACAACTCAGCCACAAAACAACCCCCTGTGCAATGCGATCCAAAAATTGGAACCTCTCGCTCATGTAGTTcgtttttctctttccctcctACAGCGtttttgtcgagcagctcatCGAGCAATGCGTCCCTTGCGTTTCCTCTTCCCcttcgcctgagcgcgctgccaaAGATGTATatgtgttggtgcgtgtgGTGGCCATCATGTGTCAAACAATGTgcgctttcattttttgtctATTGTCGTCTCTTTCACACCTAGGTATGCTTGATGTGGAACGATTGCGGCGCCGatagaaaatgtaaacattgcgGACTGCTCATCCAAGAGTGCTCCGGcgttaattaaataataattgcaTAAAGTCGAGTGAAAATAGGATCAAGCCGTGTAAAAAGAATACATTTAATGTATCCCGACCCTGTCCATAGTCATGCGCGTCAAATGGCACGGTTGGAACGCGAACATACTGCGACGCGAATGCGTTTTGCTGAGCAACCGGAACCGGACCCGGGTAAGAGAACATTAAGCTGTGCGGTCTAAGGAAAAGTGTCCTCAATATGTTCCTTTTCTCTATGTTTTAGATGACCGAGTCGATGATGCTGTGCCACTGGTGTACGAAGCAAGTTTAGGCCCTATGGAAGTGAACGATAAGTTACAATCATTATAAACTGTGGATTGCGAACCGCTTATTATGTTTGTGTACACATTTTTTACAGACAAATTTCTACCGATGAGTTCTAGTGTGGAGAACAGTGCGTAGACC is a window from the Anopheles merus strain MAF chromosome X, AmerM5.1, whole genome shotgun sequence genome containing:
- the LOC121591163 gene encoding uncharacterized protein LOC121591163, which translates into the protein MATSSANNLPSIERLVGRENWPTWKFAVETFLELEDLWQAVKPEDETKVDKQKCWKARAKIILLLDPINYVHVKDAETARDVWKKLEAAFEDTGLTRRVGLLRKLINTTLASCASMESFVNDIVGTAHQLRGIGFDISEEWIGTLLLAGLPDEYKPMIMALENSGTAITGDIIKAKLLQEYKSSASSEKAVFLGTTKHQWQPRNQQGAPSKQTKGPKCRRCGKFGHIARNCTLNASSLSMVLGTVGTMSGANNDAWYFDSGASEHFTNNRNLLENECAASGTVRAADKQAMEVIAKGSIRFNTKCIPKGTTVNVENVKYVPGISNNLLSISQIVRQGKEVYFTNKGVKVIGPNGIFIATGSHDRYAVKEKLKQSGISGDSVMIEEKPTSSGTKQNIAQSEQRTTMAKFDMEPFNKGLMQWARWVKRFEGAMSVFEVKSNNKKAMLLHYMGVDSYNLLCDHISPEEPEDKTYEQIVKCLDELFDPKPLEMVELWKFRQRLQTEGETVTEFITALQKVAANCDFGQYLTKALRNQLVFGVRNPRIRNRQIEERNLTLEKAKQIALAMEAAGDGAEVLNSRSAEVLNSRGAEVKEVNIVSNTTKKNVECYRCGESHFAYVCKHKRTVCKKCGKIGHLQRVCRTNNRSKSVRLIDEQHQDSEENEEVNSILINNLYQMQTIPQKYT